Proteins encoded by one window of Streptomyces sp. LX-29:
- the mug gene encoding G/U mismatch-specific DNA glycosylase produces MVADGLHVLFCGINPGLVSAATGHHFARPGNRFWPVLHASGFTPRRLAPAEQGELLRYGLGITNVVSRSTARADELTAEEYREGGRLLAEKVLRLRPRWLAVAGVTAYRAAFGDKRAQIGPQERTIGATRIWALPNPSGLNAHWTLERMAEEYGRLRAAAFADD; encoded by the coding sequence GTGGTCGCGGACGGGCTCCACGTCCTCTTCTGCGGTATCAACCCGGGGTTGGTGTCGGCGGCCACGGGCCACCACTTCGCCCGACCGGGCAACCGCTTCTGGCCGGTGCTGCACGCCTCCGGCTTCACCCCGCGCCGGCTCGCCCCCGCCGAGCAGGGCGAGCTGCTCCGCTACGGCCTCGGGATCACCAATGTGGTGTCCCGTTCCACCGCGCGCGCCGACGAGCTGACCGCCGAGGAGTACCGGGAGGGCGGGCGGCTGCTCGCCGAGAAGGTGCTCCGGCTGCGGCCGCGCTGGCTCGCGGTGGCCGGTGTCACCGCCTACCGCGCGGCCTTCGGTGACAAGCGCGCACAGATAGGCCCGCAGGAGCGGACCATAGGCGCCACCCGCATCTGGGCCCTGCCGAACCCCAGTGGTCTCAACGCCCACTGGACGCTCGAGAGGATGGCCGAGGAGTACGGGCGGCTGCGGGCGGCGGCGTTCGCCGACGACTGA
- a CDS encoding GNAT family N-acetyltransferase, producing MNELRIRAAVRADLDDVLAFWKRAAEGTSISDDRDGVARLLARDPGSLLLALRGEELTGTVIAGFDGWRCHLYRLAVSPDHRRQGVASALLRAAEERFVALGGRRGDAMVLDRNETARHAWRAAGYEPEPQWSRWVKPLPTRPEA from the coding sequence GTGAACGAGCTACGGATACGGGCGGCGGTGCGCGCGGACCTCGACGACGTCCTCGCCTTCTGGAAGCGGGCGGCCGAGGGCACGAGCATCAGCGACGACCGGGACGGGGTCGCCCGGCTCCTGGCCCGCGACCCCGGCTCGCTGCTGCTGGCGCTGCGCGGCGAGGAACTGACCGGGACGGTCATCGCCGGTTTCGACGGCTGGCGCTGCCACCTCTACCGGCTCGCCGTCTCCCCCGACCACCGGCGGCAGGGAGTGGCCTCCGCGCTGCTCAGGGCGGCCGAGGAGCGTTTCGTCGCACTGGGCGGGCGGCGCGGGGACGCGATGGTGCTGGACCGTAACGAGACGGCACGGCACGCCTGGCGCGCGGCGGGGTACGAGCCCGAGCCGCAGTGGAGCCGCTGGGTCAAGCCCCTGCCGACCCGACCGGAGGCGTGA
- a CDS encoding prenyltransferase/squalene oxidase repeat-containing protein — protein sequence MTTGVDLILLAPEGDRVVLRAEGSRLVCLRLELAGLPDDTGRRPDDGIDTLVERTAAREFGVDVAFMGLLAYEHTGDTGRLVAAAVLRPERLALPHDARWRTLSVAEVCNRGADIEHAAHLVTAVRWHRAASGAAELSTAIRRAFDTSIAYLDSHLSTEDGRWGWNQWQDGRSIGILSTAEAVLAHIHAGAQGEFVSRPAQTLAAEQNPDGGWRVRSSLIGGMSSLSITESTAACLTALREAGWSHTDSVVTKGIAWLEEQQRPDGGWASSAEDSQSMVFPTTAAIRALAGFHRVDSVSRGVSWLRHAQCPDGGWGASARATDSARPSSPAYTGYAIVALLAARSPETDTAVVAGCDYLVETFDALREEPWESTTANTPVDPGRSIRMDYRHFATPWALTALSLAGHDLDEAVVLDGVRRLLALQQPNGTWRCSVTAPDSPPVWATHDAVLALRTVLRASTRTLVPVAVDQYVQQDRRVMQAYLGRVVAQPSDGAAAGGRIGRVGAVWLSALTVAVTMLGLWQGGVFEQLQSSSGMRQVLAAAASIMLPVAGATVPAVLIEEHRLRRGRRSADRRQDGD from the coding sequence GTGACCACCGGAGTCGATCTGATCCTGCTGGCGCCCGAGGGCGACCGGGTGGTGCTGCGGGCCGAGGGCTCCCGCCTCGTCTGCCTCCGGCTGGAGCTCGCCGGACTCCCCGACGACACCGGCCGGCGCCCCGACGACGGGATCGACACCCTGGTGGAGCGCACGGCCGCCCGCGAGTTCGGGGTGGACGTCGCGTTCATGGGCCTGCTGGCCTACGAGCACACCGGGGACACCGGGCGGCTGGTGGCCGCCGCGGTGCTGAGACCCGAGCGGCTGGCACTGCCCCACGACGCGCGCTGGCGCACGCTGAGCGTCGCGGAGGTCTGCAACCGGGGAGCCGACATCGAGCACGCGGCACACCTGGTCACCGCGGTGCGCTGGCACCGTGCGGCCAGCGGGGCCGCCGAGCTCAGCACCGCCATACGACGCGCCTTCGACACCTCCATCGCCTACCTCGACAGCCACCTGTCGACGGAGGACGGCCGCTGGGGGTGGAACCAGTGGCAGGACGGCAGGAGCATCGGCATCCTGTCCACCGCGGAGGCGGTGCTCGCCCACATCCACGCCGGGGCGCAGGGCGAGTTCGTCAGCCGCCCGGCACAGACCCTGGCCGCGGAGCAGAACCCCGACGGCGGCTGGCGGGTGCGCAGTTCGCTCATCGGCGGGATGAGCAGCCTGTCGATCACCGAGTCCACGGCCGCCTGCCTGACCGCCCTCCGGGAGGCGGGCTGGTCGCACACCGACTCCGTCGTGACCAAGGGCATCGCCTGGTTGGAGGAGCAACAGCGGCCGGACGGCGGCTGGGCCTCCTCCGCCGAGGACAGCCAGTCCATGGTCTTCCCCACCACGGCGGCGATCCGGGCGCTGGCGGGCTTCCACCGGGTCGACTCGGTCTCCAGGGGCGTGTCCTGGCTGCGGCACGCGCAGTGTCCGGACGGCGGTTGGGGAGCCTCGGCGCGGGCGACGGACAGCGCGCGGCCGTCGTCCCCCGCGTACACCGGCTACGCGATCGTGGCGCTGCTCGCGGCCCGCTCCCCCGAAACGGACACGGCGGTCGTCGCCGGCTGCGACTATCTGGTGGAGACGTTCGACGCGCTCCGGGAGGAGCCGTGGGAGTCCACGACGGCCAACACCCCGGTCGATCCCGGGCGGTCGATCCGCATGGACTACCGCCACTTCGCCACACCATGGGCGCTGACGGCGCTGAGCCTGGCCGGGCACGACCTGGACGAGGCCGTGGTGCTGGACGGCGTGCGTCGACTCCTCGCACTCCAACAGCCCAACGGCACCTGGAGGTGCAGCGTGACCGCTCCCGACTCACCACCGGTGTGGGCGACACACGACGCCGTCCTCGCCCTGCGCACGGTGCTGCGGGCCAGCACCCGCACGCTGGTGCCGGTCGCCGTCGACCAGTACGTCCAGCAGGACCGCCGCGTCATGCAGGCATATCTGGGCCGGGTCGTCGCCCAGCCGTCCGACGGCGCGGCGGCGGGCGGCCGCATCGGACGCGTCGGCGCGGTGTGGCTGTCGGCCCTGACCGTGGCCGTGACGATGCTCGGGCTCTGGCAGGGGGGCGTGTTCGAGCAGTTGCAGTCGAGTTCGGGAATGCGCCAGGTGCTGGCGGCCGCCGCGAGCATCATGCTTCCTGTGGCGGGCGCCACCGTGCCCGCCGTTCTGATCGAGGAACACCGCCTGAGGCGCGGACGGCGCTCGGCGGACCGACGACAGGACGGGGACTGA
- a CDS encoding hemolysin family protein: MTELILLAVALLLTLACAVFVAAEFSLTTVDRADLERAAERGERGADSALRAARGLTFQLSGAQLGITVTGLIIGMISKPSIATLLTGPVRALGLPESTASSVALVLGTVVSTVVLMVVGELVPKNWAISRPLPVAKRVAGAQRAFSAAFRPLIRHLNNTANRTVTRMGLEPTEELASARGPQELVALARHSAKEGALEADTAELFVRTLGLSELTASNVMTPRVQVVALEAQTTAEDVANATRATGLSRFPVYRSSLDTVIGVAHIKDVLAVPAERRPRYPITELLREPLLVPASLTVDRLLDQLSTKRNMAVVIDEYGGTAGVVTLEDIVEEVVGEVRDEHDPHETPDLAPAGTDRGGCRLYDADGAARTDQLEAIGLRAPEGPYETLAGLIATELGRIPAVGDVLEVAGWRIEVLDASGRRAAGVRLRGPHPSTGREHDDVAGHERRSRRGRREARTGRRDRAGHDPRGEGHEGEAGR, encoded by the coding sequence ATGACCGAGCTGATCCTCCTGGCGGTCGCCCTGCTGCTGACGCTCGCCTGTGCCGTCTTCGTCGCGGCGGAGTTCTCGCTGACCACCGTCGACCGCGCGGATCTCGAACGCGCCGCGGAGCGCGGCGAGCGCGGCGCGGACAGCGCCCTGCGCGCGGCGCGCGGGCTGACCTTCCAGCTGTCCGGCGCCCAGCTCGGCATCACCGTCACCGGCCTGATCATCGGCATGATCTCCAAGCCGTCGATCGCCACCCTGCTCACCGGGCCGGTGCGGGCGCTGGGCCTGCCGGAGTCCACCGCCTCCTCCGTCGCCCTGGTGCTGGGCACCGTCGTCTCCACCGTGGTGCTCATGGTCGTGGGTGAGCTGGTGCCCAAGAACTGGGCGATCTCCCGGCCGCTGCCGGTCGCCAAGCGGGTGGCGGGCGCCCAGCGCGCCTTCAGCGCCGCCTTCCGCCCGCTGATCCGGCACCTCAACAACACCGCCAACCGCACCGTCACCAGGATGGGCCTGGAGCCCACCGAGGAGCTGGCCTCCGCGCGGGGACCGCAGGAGCTGGTCGCGCTCGCGCGGCACTCCGCCAAGGAGGGCGCGCTGGAGGCCGACACCGCCGAGCTGTTCGTCCGCACCCTGGGGCTCAGCGAGCTGACGGCCTCGAACGTGATGACCCCGCGCGTGCAGGTCGTGGCGCTGGAGGCGCAGACCACCGCCGAGGACGTCGCCAACGCCACCCGCGCCACCGGCCTGTCCCGCTTCCCCGTCTACCGCAGCAGCCTGGACACCGTCATCGGCGTGGCCCACATCAAGGACGTGCTCGCCGTGCCGGCCGAGCGGCGCCCGCGGTACCCGATCACCGAGCTGCTGCGCGAACCGCTGCTGGTGCCCGCCTCGCTGACCGTGGACCGGCTGCTGGACCAGCTGTCCACCAAGCGCAACATGGCCGTCGTCATCGACGAGTACGGCGGCACGGCGGGCGTGGTGACGCTGGAGGACATCGTCGAGGAGGTCGTCGGCGAGGTGCGGGACGAGCACGACCCGCACGAGACCCCGGATCTGGCCCCGGCCGGCACCGACCGGGGCGGGTGCCGGCTGTACGACGCCGACGGCGCGGCCCGTACCGACCAGCTGGAGGCGATCGGCCTGCGCGCCCCGGAAGGCCCGTACGAGACGCTCGCCGGCCTCATCGCCACCGAGCTCGGCCGCATACCGGCCGTCGGGGACGTCCTGGAGGTGGCCGGCTGGCGGATCGAGGTGCTGGACGCCTCCGGCCGCCGTGCCGCCGGGGTCCGGCTGCGTGGCCCGCACCCGTCCACGGGCCGGGAGCACGACGACGTGGCCGGTCACGAGCGCCGCTCGCGTCGGGGCAGGCGCGAGGCGCGGACCGGGCGCCGCGACCGCGCGGGACACGACCCGCGGGGCGAGGGTCATGAGGGGGAGGCCGGACGATGA
- the purB gene encoding adenylosuccinate lyase: MTAALSAKPRIPNVLANRYASAELAVLWSPEYKVTLERRLWLAVLRAQKDLGIEVPDAALADYERVLEDVDLASIAEREKVTRHDVKARIEEFNALAGHEHVHKGMTSRDLTENVEQLQIRLSLELARDRTVAVLARLAKLAGEHAELVMAGRSHNVAAQATTLGKRFATATDELLVAYGRLTDLLDRYPLRGIKGPVGTAQDMLDLLGGDAEKLAELERRIAAHLGFGHAFTSVGQVYPRSLDYDAVTALVQLAAAPSSLAKTIRLMAGHELVTEGFKPGQVGSSAMPHKMNTRSCERVNGLAVILRGYASMTGELAGDQWNEGDVSCSVVRRVALPDAFFAFDGLLETFLTVLDEFGAFPAVVARELDRYLPFLATTKVLMGAVRAGVGREEAHEAIKEHAVAAALAMREQGAERNDLLDKLAADARIPLDRAALDALMADKLSFTGAAADQVAAVVARVEEIVKQHPEAAGYTPGAIL, encoded by the coding sequence GTGACTGCTGCTCTGTCTGCGAAGCCCCGCATCCCGAACGTCCTGGCCAACCGCTACGCCTCCGCGGAGCTGGCCGTCCTGTGGTCCCCCGAGTACAAGGTGACGCTGGAGCGGCGGCTGTGGCTCGCCGTGCTGCGCGCCCAGAAGGACCTGGGGATCGAGGTGCCGGACGCCGCGCTCGCCGACTACGAGCGGGTCCTGGAGGACGTCGACCTGGCCTCGATCGCCGAGCGCGAGAAGGTCACCCGGCATGACGTCAAGGCCCGGATCGAGGAGTTCAACGCCCTCGCCGGCCATGAGCACGTGCACAAGGGCATGACCTCCCGCGACCTGACCGAGAACGTCGAGCAGCTTCAGATCCGGCTCTCCCTGGAGCTGGCGCGCGACCGCACGGTGGCGGTGCTGGCCCGGCTGGCCAAGCTGGCCGGCGAGCACGCCGAGCTGGTCATGGCGGGCCGCTCGCACAATGTCGCCGCGCAGGCCACGACCCTCGGCAAGCGCTTCGCGACCGCGACGGACGAGCTGCTGGTGGCCTACGGCCGACTGACCGACCTGCTGGACCGCTACCCGCTGCGCGGCATCAAGGGCCCCGTCGGCACCGCGCAGGACATGCTGGACCTGCTGGGCGGCGACGCGGAGAAGCTGGCCGAGCTGGAGCGGCGGATCGCCGCGCACCTCGGCTTCGGGCACGCCTTCACCTCCGTCGGCCAGGTCTACCCGCGCTCGCTCGACTACGACGCGGTCACGGCCCTGGTGCAGCTGGCCGCCGCGCCCTCCTCGCTCGCCAAGACCATCCGGCTGATGGCCGGGCACGAGCTGGTCACCGAGGGCTTCAAGCCCGGCCAGGTCGGCTCCTCGGCGATGCCGCACAAGATGAACACCCGCTCCTGCGAGCGCGTGAACGGCCTGGCGGTCATCCTGCGCGGCTACGCCTCGATGACCGGTGAGCTGGCGGGCGACCAGTGGAACGAGGGCGACGTCTCCTGCTCGGTGGTGCGCCGGGTCGCGCTGCCTGACGCGTTCTTCGCCTTCGACGGCCTGCTGGAGACCTTCCTGACCGTGCTGGACGAGTTCGGCGCCTTCCCCGCCGTCGTCGCCCGCGAGCTGGACCGCTACCTCCCCTTCCTCGCCACCACCAAGGTGCTGATGGGCGCGGTGCGCGCCGGGGTGGGCCGCGAGGAGGCGCACGAGGCGATCAAGGAGCACGCGGTCGCCGCCGCGCTGGCCATGCGCGAGCAGGGTGCCGAGCGCAACGACCTGCTGGACAAGCTCGCCGCCGACGCCCGTATCCCGCTGGACCGGGCGGCGCTGGACGCGCTGATGGCCGACAAGCTGTCCTTCACCGGCGCCGCGGCCGACCAGGTCGCCGCCGTGGTCGCCCGCGTCGAGGAGATCGTCAAGCAGCACCCGGAGGCGGCCGGCTACACGCCGGGGGCGATCCTCTGA
- a CDS encoding SGNH/GDSL hydrolase family protein, producing MQMNATHTSFVAVGDSFTEGMSDGLPDGGYRGWADLLAARLAVRSPGFRYANLAVRGKLIGQIVDEQTAPAAAMGADLVTLVGGLNDVLRPKCDVARVCALLEEAVERLAPSCRQLVLMRSPGRRGPVFERFRPRMETLFSHIDTLAGRHGAVVVDLFASEALGDPRMWADDRLHLNAEGHRRVAEAVWQALGHEPVEDWDAPLPLAAPASWGARRGADLRFARLHLAPWIGRRLTGRSSGDGREPKRAELLPYEM from the coding sequence ATGCAGATGAACGCCACCCACACCAGCTTCGTCGCGGTCGGCGACTCGTTCACCGAGGGGATGTCCGACGGGCTTCCGGACGGCGGTTACCGCGGCTGGGCGGACCTGCTCGCCGCGCGCCTCGCGGTGCGTAGCCCCGGCTTCCGCTATGCCAACCTCGCGGTGCGCGGCAAGCTCATCGGGCAGATCGTCGATGAGCAGACGGCGCCGGCCGCCGCGATGGGCGCCGATCTCGTGACCTTGGTCGGCGGGCTGAACGACGTGCTGCGCCCGAAGTGCGACGTGGCGCGGGTGTGCGCCCTGCTGGAGGAGGCCGTCGAGCGGCTCGCCCCCAGCTGCCGCCAGTTGGTGCTGATGCGCAGCCCGGGCCGGCGCGGGCCGGTCTTCGAGCGGTTTCGGCCCCGGATGGAGACGCTGTTCTCGCACATCGACACGCTCGCCGGACGGCACGGGGCGGTCGTGGTGGATCTCTTCGCCTCCGAGGCGTTGGGGGACCCGCGGATGTGGGCGGACGACCGGCTGCATCTGAACGCCGAGGGGCACCGGCGGGTCGCCGAGGCGGTGTGGCAGGCGCTGGGCCATGAGCCGGTGGAGGACTGGGACGCTCCGCTGCCCCTGGCCGCGCCGGCGAGCTGGGGTGCCCGCCGCGGCGCCGACCTGCGGTTCGCCCGTCTACACCTGGCGCCCTGGATAGGCCGTCGGCTGACCGGCCGCTCCTCGGGCGACGGACGGGAGCCGAAGCGGGCCGAGCTGCTGCCGTACGAGATGTGA
- a CDS encoding hemolysin family protein, producing the protein MTLLQLLIGLLTLVVNAFFVGAEFALVSVRRSQIEPHAERGERRAHSVLWGMQHVSAVLAAAQLGITLCTLVLGIVAEPAMAHLLEPVFHAVGLPHGLIHPVSFVIALSLATYLHMLFGEMVPKNVALAEPVRTALVLGPPLVTLARALRPVIFTVNAFANSILKLLRVEPKDEVAATYSDDQLARVVADSSAAGLLDDRATERLRDALDLGRRPVRDVVLPVERVVSAPLGVTPEGLEQLTAKYGFSRFPVVDDAGRILGYLHVKDALDARPRDVPFTLRQLRRIARARATTPLDDVLTAMRKSRTHLAAVVDEDGRLAGLVTMEDLLRELVA; encoded by the coding sequence ATGACGCTGCTGCAACTGCTGATCGGGCTGCTCACCCTGGTCGTCAACGCGTTCTTCGTCGGCGCGGAGTTCGCGCTGGTCTCGGTGCGGCGCAGCCAGATCGAGCCGCACGCGGAGCGGGGCGAGCGCCGGGCGCACAGCGTGCTGTGGGGCATGCAGCACGTCTCCGCGGTGTTGGCGGCGGCCCAGCTCGGCATCACGCTGTGCACCCTGGTGCTGGGTATCGTCGCCGAGCCCGCCATGGCGCATCTGCTGGAGCCCGTCTTCCACGCGGTGGGGCTGCCGCACGGGCTGATCCACCCCGTCTCGTTCGTGATCGCGCTGTCTCTGGCCACCTATCTGCACATGCTCTTCGGCGAGATGGTGCCCAAGAACGTGGCGCTGGCCGAGCCGGTGCGCACCGCGCTGGTGCTGGGCCCCCCGCTGGTCACGCTCGCCCGGGCGCTGCGTCCGGTGATCTTCACGGTCAACGCCTTCGCCAACAGCATCCTGAAGCTGCTGCGCGTCGAGCCCAAGGACGAGGTCGCGGCGACCTACTCCGACGACCAGCTGGCCCGGGTGGTCGCGGACTCCAGTGCGGCCGGACTGCTGGACGACCGTGCCACCGAGCGGCTGCGGGACGCCCTGGACCTCGGCCGCCGACCGGTGCGGGACGTGGTGCTGCCCGTGGAGCGCGTGGTCTCCGCGCCGCTGGGCGTGACCCCGGAGGGGCTGGAGCAGCTGACCGCGAAGTACGGCTTCTCCCGCTTCCCCGTCGTCGACGACGCCGGCCGCATCCTGGGCTATCTGCATGTGAAGGACGCCCTCGACGCCCGCCCGCGCGACGTCCCGTTCACCCTCCGCCAGCTGCGCCGCATCGCGCGGGCGCGGGCGACGACACCGCTGGACGACGTGCTCACCGCGATGCGGAAGAGCCGCACCCACCTGGCGGCCGTGGTCGACGAGGACGGCCGGCTGGCCGGGCTCGTCACCATGGAGGACCTGCTGCGGGAACTGGTCGCCTGA
- a CDS encoding dienelactone hydrolase family protein, which translates to MLWKSRKTSRRSFVAAALLVAFAAPQMPAVAAAAERAPGPAAPGTPAEVPAPTGKSPVGTKTLHLVDTSRPDPWKPAAGKRQLMVSLWYPARHQGDRNAPYASKELSKAVVGMEDLAGIRTNATLGAEPARKARPLVVLSPGFGMSRLTLTALGEDLASRGYAVAAVDHTYEAPVEFPGGRIETCEICAKPDMAAVVRNRAKDFSFVLDRLTAPGSPLAVDRGRIAVVGHSIGGASAVEAVRSDKRVDAAVNLDGNFPIDLPAGGLKKPVMLFGAQRSGDDAENWNKNWQRLTGWKRWLDVPEGGHLTFTDAPWIVDRFGMTDQIPPDRIHGAYGSLHGTRSTALTRAYVNAFVDRHLRGTPSPLLDRPSAAYPEVNVLKK; encoded by the coding sequence ATGTTGTGGAAATCGCGGAAGACATCGCGGCGGTCCTTCGTGGCCGCCGCGCTCCTCGTGGCCTTCGCCGCGCCCCAGATGCCCGCCGTGGCCGCGGCGGCGGAACGGGCCCCCGGGCCGGCGGCGCCCGGAACCCCGGCCGAGGTGCCGGCGCCCACGGGCAAGTCGCCCGTCGGGACGAAGACCCTGCACCTCGTCGACACCTCGCGCCCCGACCCCTGGAAGCCCGCCGCCGGGAAGCGGCAGCTCATGGTCTCGCTCTGGTACCCGGCGCGGCATCAGGGCGACCGGAACGCCCCTTACGCGTCGAAGGAGCTGTCCAAGGCGGTGGTCGGCATGGAGGACCTCGCCGGCATCCGTACGAACGCGACCCTGGGCGCCGAGCCGGCCCGCAAGGCCCGGCCTCTGGTGGTCCTTTCGCCGGGCTTCGGGATGAGCCGGCTGACACTCACCGCGCTCGGCGAGGACCTCGCGTCGCGCGGGTACGCGGTGGCGGCGGTCGACCACACCTACGAAGCCCCGGTCGAGTTCCCCGGCGGGCGCATCGAGACCTGTGAGATCTGCGCGAAGCCGGACATGGCCGCCGTCGTGCGGAACCGGGCGAAGGACTTCTCCTTCGTCCTCGACCGGCTGACCGCCCCCGGCAGCCCGCTCGCCGTGGACCGCGGCCGGATCGCCGTGGTCGGCCACTCCATCGGCGGCGCGAGCGCGGTGGAGGCCGTGCGCAGCGACAAGCGCGTGGACGCCGCCGTCAACCTCGACGGCAACTTCCCCATCGACCTGCCCGCCGGCGGGCTGAAGAAGCCCGTGATGCTCTTCGGCGCACAGCGGTCCGGCGATGACGCGGAGAACTGGAACAAGAACTGGCAGCGGCTGACGGGCTGGAAGCGCTGGCTCGACGTGCCCGAAGGCGGCCACCTGACGTTCACGGACGCCCCCTGGATCGTGGACCGGTTCGGGATGACCGACCAGATCCCGCCGGACCGGATCCACGGCGCCTACGGCAGCCTGCACGGCACCCGCTCGACCGCGCTCACCCGTGCGTACGTGAACGCGTTCGTCGACCGGCACCTGCGCGGCACCCCGAGCCCGCTCCTCGACCGGCCGTCCGCGGCCTACCCGGAAGTCAACGTCCTGAAGAAGTAG
- a CDS encoding inositol monophosphatase, translating to MASTGSSAGGAADRHRRDVERELAVARHAARSAGKALRDQFGSRLISAAKGPHDVQLRADVTAQDIIARQLRAEFPHYGVVAEEEPYTRWPDTPLTWAVDPLDGTNNFGFGIAHCAIAISLFDRERVVLALVFDPLLDRECFAVDAAGTVGGGDRARPPAPPAGGVPLRQAVISLVTNYSDGGHAWFRHADALAAERCRRAVNLWAPALDLALVAEGVLDGMVCHGGYLLDVCGGLFLVQAAGGCVLDPHGHPTTAERSRHDEPISFVAARSPELAHELLDAGFLAG from the coding sequence ATGGCTTCCACCGGCTCGTCGGCGGGCGGGGCGGCCGACCGACACCGGCGCGACGTGGAGCGCGAACTGGCCGTCGCGCGGCACGCCGCGCGGAGCGCCGGAAAGGCCCTGCGCGATCAGTTCGGGTCCCGGCTGATCAGTGCCGCCAAGGGCCCCCATGACGTGCAGTTGCGGGCCGACGTCACCGCGCAGGACATCATCGCCCGGCAACTGCGGGCGGAGTTCCCCCACTACGGGGTGGTGGCGGAGGAGGAGCCGTACACCCGGTGGCCGGACACCCCGCTCACCTGGGCGGTGGACCCCCTCGACGGCACCAACAACTTCGGCTTCGGCATCGCCCACTGCGCGATCGCCATCAGCCTCTTCGACCGGGAGCGGGTCGTCCTCGCGCTGGTCTTCGATCCCCTGCTCGACCGCGAGTGCTTCGCCGTCGACGCCGCGGGCACCGTCGGCGGTGGCGACCGCGCCCGGCCGCCGGCCCCGCCCGCCGGAGGCGTCCCCCTGCGGCAGGCGGTGATCTCCCTCGTCACCAACTACTCCGACGGGGGCCACGCCTGGTTCCGCCACGCGGACGCCCTGGCCGCCGAGCGGTGCCGGCGAGCGGTGAACCTGTGGGCGCCCGCCCTGGACCTGGCGCTGGTGGCCGAAGGAGTGCTGGACGGCATGGTCTGCCACGGGGGCTATCTCCTGGACGTGTGCGGCGGGCTGTTCCTGGTCCAGGCCGCGGGCGGCTGCGTGCTGGACCCGCACGGCCACCCGACGACGGCGGAGCGGTCGCGACACGACGAGCCGATCTCCTTCGTGGCGGCCCGGAGCCCGGAGCTGGCCCATGAGCTGCTGGACGCCGGATTCCTGGCCGGGTGA
- a CDS encoding LLM class F420-dependent oxidoreductase encodes MLRPFRFGVIMISPAPRAAWREKCRRAERLGYDVLLVPDHLGMPAPFPALVAAGEATERPRLGTFVLNAGFWNPALLAREVADTDALTDGRLELGLGTGYVKAEHDTAGLPFGSPRERVDHLEHVVTEVDRLLRDPEHQPRHAQTPRPPLALGGNGDRLLRLAARHADVVAFTGAEQAPGEPAGTLRLASAHTLQARVAAYHRFASEVGRTTPAELNYLVQMVEITDDRRAAVRSYAPPGPTLVPVLTEDELLDHPAVLVGSVKEMAEQLRAHRERYGFSYFVVLDPFMEPFAEVIEELRGE; translated from the coding sequence ATGTTACGGCCGTTCCGCTTCGGAGTCATCATGATCAGCCCGGCGCCGCGCGCGGCCTGGCGCGAGAAGTGCCGCCGGGCCGAGCGGCTCGGGTACGACGTGCTGCTGGTCCCCGACCACCTGGGCATGCCCGCGCCGTTTCCCGCCCTGGTCGCCGCGGGCGAGGCGACGGAACGGCCCCGCCTGGGCACCTTCGTGCTCAACGCGGGGTTCTGGAACCCGGCGCTTCTGGCCCGCGAGGTAGCCGACACGGACGCCCTCACCGACGGGCGGCTGGAGCTCGGACTGGGCACCGGGTACGTCAAGGCCGAGCACGACACCGCCGGACTGCCCTTCGGCTCCCCGCGCGAGCGCGTGGACCATCTGGAGCACGTCGTCACCGAGGTGGACCGGCTGCTGCGCGACCCCGAACACCAGCCGCGCCACGCCCAGACCCCGCGCCCACCGCTGGCCCTCGGCGGCAACGGCGACCGGCTGCTGCGGCTGGCCGCGCGCCACGCCGACGTCGTCGCCTTCACCGGAGCAGAGCAGGCGCCCGGCGAGCCCGCCGGCACCCTCCGCCTGGCCAGCGCGCACACGCTCCAGGCGCGCGTGGCGGCCTACCACCGCTTCGCCTCCGAGGTCGGCCGCACCACGCCGGCCGAGCTGAACTATCTGGTGCAGATGGTCGAGATCACCGACGACCGCCGCGCCGCGGTGCGCTCCTACGCCCCGCCCGGACCGACGCTCGTGCCCGTGCTCACCGAGGACGAGCTGCTGGACCACCCCGCGGTGCTGGTCGGCAGCGTCAAGGAGATGGCCGAGCAACTGCGCGCCCACCGCGAGCGGTACGGCTTCTCTTACTTCGTGGTGCTGGACCCCTTCATGGAGCCCTTCGCCGAGGTGATCGAGGAGCTGCGCGGGGAGTGA